A part of Roseitalea porphyridii genomic DNA contains:
- a CDS encoding heme-dependent oxidative N-demethylase family protein translates to MSSLHAGGTFARPGYAEAFAIGLKPLDDPARWLAPDDRLTANLAEKDALIASRPADVFAARADTVDAQAEALALLAGHLPAAFPQTYRRTAHTIGIGERSVPVAPDADPAPLLTASRLVADDLVLMRKHDDGWRLVAASLCFPSYWRLAEKFDRPLASIHAPVPGFSAGTRKAVLIERMFDNLRPGVIVARSNWSLHDNGGLFRPQPHPHDLLPAEASIDDLAAMFLRCEDQTLCKLPESGDILFTIRVATDPLAGIFDHAGLAASLATRLRALDRPGQDYKGIRAGRDALADWLERGAARNH, encoded by the coding sequence GTGAGTTCCCTGCACGCCGGCGGCACCTTCGCGCGACCTGGCTATGCCGAGGCGTTCGCGATCGGCCTGAAGCCGCTCGACGATCCGGCGCGCTGGCTGGCGCCGGACGACCGGCTGACGGCGAACCTTGCGGAGAAGGACGCGCTGATCGCGTCCCGGCCGGCGGACGTGTTCGCCGCGCGTGCGGACACGGTCGACGCGCAGGCCGAGGCGCTGGCCCTGCTCGCCGGGCATCTGCCGGCCGCGTTTCCGCAGACCTACCGGCGCACCGCGCATACGATCGGCATCGGCGAACGCAGCGTGCCGGTCGCACCGGACGCCGATCCGGCGCCGCTGCTGACCGCGTCGCGCCTGGTCGCCGACGATCTGGTGCTGATGCGCAAGCACGACGATGGCTGGCGGCTGGTCGCGGCGAGCCTGTGCTTTCCCTCCTACTGGCGCCTTGCCGAGAAGTTCGACCGGCCGCTGGCATCGATCCATGCGCCGGTTCCGGGCTTTTCGGCGGGCACGCGCAAGGCGGTGCTGATCGAGCGCATGTTCGACAATCTGCGGCCGGGCGTGATCGTCGCCCGGTCGAACTGGTCGCTGCACGACAATGGCGGCCTGTTCCGGCCGCAGCCGCATCCGCACGACCTTCTGCCCGCCGAGGCGAGCATCGACGATCTGGCCGCCATGTTCCTGCGCTGCGAGGACCAGACGCTGTGCAAGCTGCCCGAAAGCGGCGACATCCTGTTCACGATCCGGGTCGCGACCGATCCGCTCGCCGGCATCTTCGACCACGCGGGGCTGGCCGCGTCGCTGGCGACGCGTCTGCGCGCGCTCGACCGGCCCGGCCAGGACTACAAGGGCATACGGGCGGGTCGGGACGCGCTGGCCGACTGGCTGGAACGGGGAGCGGCCAGGAACCATTGA
- a CDS encoding M3 family oligoendopeptidase, which translates to MNAWNRTSQRNGPIAWAPNAARSRDADLGDLPDWRLSDLYPAMDSPELAGDMERAATEAAAFAEAWKGRLAEAADEGTLGGAVTAYETIEELIGRVASYAGLLYAADTTDPARAKFYGDVQQHLTDLSAHLLFFQLEMNQIAEDRLDAAYGRDAVLARYKPWIDDLRLEKPYQLDDRLEQLFLEKSVTSSAAFQRLFDETLTGLSFEVDGEELALEPTFARLQEPDRAVRRKAFEALAETFGAHKRTFTLITNTLAKDKEISDRWRGFADVADARHLSNRVERDVVEALVRSVRESFPAISHRYYAMKARWLGMEQMDAWDRNAPLPETPQAVIGWPSARKIVLDAYAGFSPDMAGIAERFFEEGWIDAPTRPGKSPGAFSHPTVPSAHPYILLNYQGKPRDVMTLAHELGHGVHQVLAAEQGALLAQTPLTLAETASVFGEMLTFRAMLEGTSDPRERKAMLAQKAEDMINTVIRQIAFYMFERKVHEARRQGELTTEQIGAFWLEVQAESLGPAIRLNEGYELFWTYIPHFIRSPFYVYAYAFGDCLVNSLYAVYQNAESGFQEAYFDMLRAGGSKHHTELLAPFGLDARDPDFWAKGLGVISAIVDELEALDG; encoded by the coding sequence ATGAACGCCTGGAACAGAACGTCCCAACGGAACGGCCCGATCGCTTGGGCGCCCAATGCGGCTAGAAGCCGGGACGCCGATCTGGGCGATCTGCCCGACTGGCGGCTGTCGGACCTCTACCCCGCCATGGACAGTCCCGAACTGGCCGGCGACATGGAACGGGCCGCCACCGAGGCGGCCGCGTTCGCGGAAGCCTGGAAGGGCCGGCTCGCCGAGGCGGCGGACGAGGGCACGCTCGGCGGCGCGGTGACGGCCTATGAGACGATCGAGGAACTGATCGGCCGGGTCGCCTCCTATGCGGGGCTGCTCTATGCGGCCGACACGACCGATCCGGCGCGGGCCAAGTTCTACGGCGACGTGCAGCAGCACCTGACCGATCTTTCGGCGCATCTTCTGTTCTTCCAGCTCGAGATGAACCAGATCGCCGAGGACCGGCTGGATGCGGCCTATGGCCGCGACGCGGTGCTGGCGCGATACAAGCCCTGGATCGACGACCTGCGGCTCGAAAAGCCGTATCAGCTCGACGACCGGCTCGAGCAGCTCTTCCTCGAGAAGTCGGTGACGTCGTCGGCCGCCTTCCAGCGGCTGTTCGACGAGACGCTCACGGGCCTTTCGTTCGAGGTCGACGGCGAGGAACTGGCGCTCGAGCCGACCTTCGCCAGGCTGCAGGAGCCGGACCGGGCGGTGCGGCGCAAGGCGTTCGAGGCGCTGGCGGAGACCTTCGGCGCGCACAAGCGCACCTTCACGCTGATCACCAACACGCTGGCCAAGGACAAGGAAATCTCCGATCGCTGGCGCGGCTTCGCCGATGTCGCCGACGCCCGACATCTTTCCAACCGGGTCGAGCGCGACGTGGTCGAGGCGCTGGTGCGTTCGGTGCGCGAGAGCTTTCCGGCGATCTCCCATCGCTACTACGCGATGAAGGCCAGATGGCTCGGCATGGAGCAGATGGACGCCTGGGACCGCAACGCGCCGCTGCCCGAAACCCCGCAGGCCGTGATCGGCTGGCCTAGCGCGCGCAAGATCGTGCTCGACGCCTATGCCGGCTTTTCGCCGGACATGGCCGGCATCGCCGAACGCTTCTTCGAGGAAGGCTGGATCGACGCGCCGACGCGGCCGGGCAAGTCGCCCGGCGCATTCTCGCATCCGACCGTGCCCTCGGCGCATCCCTATATCCTGCTCAACTATCAGGGAAAGCCGCGCGACGTGATGACGCTGGCGCACGAGCTGGGCCACGGCGTGCACCAGGTGCTTGCCGCCGAGCAGGGCGCGCTTCTGGCGCAGACGCCGCTGACGCTGGCCGAGACCGCCTCGGTGTTTGGCGAGATGCTGACCTTCCGTGCGATGCTGGAGGGCACCTCGGACCCGCGCGAGCGCAAGGCGATGCTCGCGCAGAAGGCCGAGGACATGATCAACACGGTGATCCGGCAGATCGCCTTTTACATGTTCGAGCGCAAGGTGCACGAGGCGCGCCGGCAGGGCGAGTTGACGACCGAACAGATCGGCGCGTTCTGGCTGGAGGTGCAGGCCGAAAGCCTTGGTCCGGCGATCCGGCTGAACGAAGGGTACGAGCTGTTCTGGACCTATATCCCGCACTTCATCCGCTCGCCCTTCTACGTCTATGCCTACGCGTTCGGCGACTGCCTGGTGAACTCGCTCTATGCGGTCTACCAGAACGCCGAGAGCGGGTTTCAGGAGGCCTATTTCGACATGCTGCGGGCGGGCGGCTCCAAGCACCATACCGAACTGCTGGCGCCGTTCGGCCTTGATGCGCGCGATCCCGACTTCTGGGCGAAGGGTCTGGGCGTCATCAGCGCCATCGTCGACGAGCTGGAGGCGCTGGACGGGTGA
- a CDS encoding sigma-54-dependent transcriptional regulator, producing the protein MNATVLIVDDDPVQRRLAEAALTRDGMAVAACGDGTAALDHLAERRDGVSAMVLDLVMPGMDGIAVLEALRQRGDQVPVIVQTAKGSMDVAISAMRAGAFDFLVKPVAPAKLAKAVRDAVKVAESGQRRATPETFRKRAASRRQGVDLIGNGPEMTRVKRLIAKASASDIPVLIEGESGTGKELVARAIAGRGARATKPLVIVNCGAIPDNLVESILFGHEKGAFTGATEKHTGKFVEADGGTLFLDEIGELPNAAQVKLLRAIQDGHVEPVGARGGRTVDVRLVSATNRDLIAAVQTGRFREDLYYRLNVFPILTPSLRSRTGDLPELVDHLVERQARKAGLTGVPKVTDAAMEVLGAYDWPGNVRQLENELFRALVLSETGVLDAPDFAHIAAQLDGSRRPIAPMPALDRPLAPAADMPFPPAAPDGVPEPPPLRERPAADRGHCVPLLGADDHARPLAAIEADAISHAVSHYDGQMSEIARRLGIGRSTLYRKLREYGIVGGRN; encoded by the coding sequence ATGAACGCGACCGTTCTCATTGTCGACGACGATCCGGTGCAGCGCCGCCTCGCCGAGGCCGCCCTGACGCGCGACGGAATGGCCGTCGCGGCCTGTGGCGACGGCACCGCCGCGCTCGACCATCTCGCCGAAAGGCGCGACGGCGTCTCGGCGATGGTGCTCGACCTTGTCATGCCCGGCATGGACGGCATCGCGGTGCTGGAAGCGCTGCGCCAGCGCGGCGATCAGGTGCCGGTGATCGTCCAGACCGCCAAGGGCAGCATGGACGTGGCGATCTCGGCGATGCGGGCGGGCGCCTTCGACTTCCTGGTCAAGCCGGTCGCCCCGGCTAAGCTCGCAAAGGCGGTTCGCGACGCGGTCAAGGTGGCCGAGAGCGGCCAGCGCCGGGCGACGCCCGAAACCTTCCGCAAGCGCGCCGCCTCACGCCGCCAGGGCGTCGATCTGATCGGCAACGGCCCCGAGATGACGCGGGTCAAGCGCCTGATCGCCAAGGCGTCGGCGAGCGACATTCCGGTGCTCATCGAAGGCGAGTCGGGCACCGGCAAGGAACTGGTCGCGCGCGCGATCGCCGGCCGGGGCGCCCGCGCCACCAAGCCGCTGGTCATCGTCAATTGCGGCGCGATCCCGGACAATCTGGTCGAATCCATCCTGTTCGGCCATGAAAAGGGCGCCTTCACCGGCGCCACCGAAAAGCACACCGGCAAGTTCGTCGAAGCCGATGGCGGCACGCTGTTCCTCGACGAGATCGGCGAATTGCCGAACGCCGCGCAGGTCAAGCTGCTGCGCGCCATCCAGGACGGCCATGTCGAACCGGTCGGCGCCAGGGGCGGCCGCACTGTCGATGTGCGGCTCGTGTCGGCGACCAACCGGGATCTGATCGCCGCCGTCCAGACCGGCCGTTTCCGCGAGGACCTCTATTACCGTCTCAACGTCTTCCCGATCCTGACGCCGTCGCTGCGCAGCCGCACCGGCGACCTGCCCGAACTGGTCGATCATCTGGTCGAGCGCCAGGCACGAAAGGCGGGTCTGACCGGCGTGCCGAAGGTCACGGACGCGGCCATGGAGGTGCTCGGCGCCTATGACTGGCCGGGCAATGTGCGCCAGCTCGAAAACGAACTCTTCCGCGCCCTCGTCCTCAGCGAGACCGGCGTGCTCGACGCGCCCGACTTCGCCCATATCGCCGCCCAGCTCGACGGCAGCCGGCGGCCGATCGCCCCGATGCCGGCGCTCGACCGGCCGCTTGCGCCCGCTGCGGATATGCCGTTTCCGCCGGCGGCGCCGGACGGCGTGCCCGAACCGCCGCCCCTGCGCGAGCGGCCCGCGGCCGACCGCGGCCATTGCGTGCCGCTTCTTGGCGCCGACGACCACGCCCGGCCGCTGGCCGCCATCGAGGCCGACGCGATCAGCCACGCCGTGAGCCACTATGACGGCCAGATGAGCGAGATCGCCCGGCGCCTCGGCATCGGCCGGTCGACGCTCTACCGCAAGCTGCGCGAATACGGGATCGTCGGCGGCCGCAACTGA
- a CDS encoding DUF882 domain-containing protein: MSLTGHDRTAIFADRRASRVATTVIALMIALCAVLTPASAQAETRTLKLYNTHTGERDQITFKRNGRYVQSGLNQLNRFLRDHRRNEPTRMDPELFDLVWEVYEASGARDYIHVVSGYRSPATNEMLRRTRGGQAKKSQHMVGKAMDFFIPGVPATRLRELGFKLQGGGVGYYPKSASPYVHLDTGNVRAWPRMSRSQLTRLFPDGKTLHLPPDGRRLPGYQQALAEYNARQRSGQPATFGRSRGGSSGGGGNGGGLLANLFGGGGGGSDDEPTSPRASGPARTAVPAARQEPRETPATVLAALPSRSMPVPSAAPRAVLRQGVPVAVTTPQATASAAPQAPDTPPASTGLPGLRLPTPRAIIPGIGVGDQRPAQAEAPAPQPAPAPAPEPAPEPAPASGPAVLLAELTPPVPQRRPGVLVAAADAPAERRSADQIEASATIAAAAGDDDATALLAAAEATPETTEPTQLALAMPVPSPRPEPQQTANVPTTLAAYAPPTAPVEPMVAPANPEPALRADDAATGAPTGRGGRIAVPAPRPDSADDAVMTAALDTGVRTTAKAGRPSARDAVTVAPPRVPVVPAEQIDPTRFGDWTVSVASVTASGRPTERPQFIKNATRAAPDAVYTAGFSKAPPPDPSRLSGNAVTFLAVARFGSTGGDGQPLQLQIPATN, translated from the coding sequence TTGAGCCTCACCGGACACGACAGGACGGCGATCTTCGCTGACCGACGCGCGAGCCGCGTCGCGACGACGGTCATCGCTCTGATGATCGCGCTTTGCGCCGTTCTGACGCCCGCTTCCGCCCAGGCCGAGACGCGCACCCTCAAGCTCTATAACACCCACACCGGCGAACGCGACCAGATCACCTTCAAGCGCAACGGCCGCTACGTCCAGAGCGGGCTCAACCAGCTCAACCGGTTCCTGCGCGACCACCGCCGCAACGAACCGACCAGAATGGACCCCGAACTGTTCGATCTGGTCTGGGAGGTCTACGAGGCCTCGGGCGCGCGCGATTACATCCACGTCGTCTCGGGCTACCGCTCGCCCGCCACCAACGAGATGCTGCGCCGGACGCGCGGCGGCCAGGCCAAGAAGAGCCAGCACATGGTCGGCAAGGCGATGGATTTCTTCATCCCCGGCGTCCCGGCGACGCGGCTGCGCGAACTGGGCTTCAAGCTGCAGGGCGGCGGCGTCGGCTATTACCCGAAGTCGGCGAGCCCCTACGTGCACCTCGACACCGGCAATGTCCGCGCATGGCCGCGCATGAGCCGGTCGCAGCTCACCCGCCTTTTCCCGGACGGCAAGACGCTGCACCTGCCGCCCGATGGCCGGCGCCTTCCGGGCTATCAGCAGGCGCTCGCCGAATACAATGCACGCCAGCGCTCGGGCCAGCCGGCGACCTTCGGCCGTTCGCGCGGCGGCAGCAGCGGCGGCGGCGGCAATGGTGGCGGCCTTCTCGCCAACCTGTTCGGCGGCGGCGGTGGCGGCTCCGATGACGAACCCACGAGCCCGCGCGCGTCGGGCCCCGCACGAACCGCGGTGCCGGCCGCCCGTCAGGAGCCGCGCGAGACGCCGGCCACGGTCCTTGCCGCGTTGCCCTCGCGTTCGATGCCGGTTCCGAGCGCGGCGCCGCGCGCCGTTCTGCGCCAAGGCGTCCCGGTCGCGGTGACGACGCCGCAGGCGACCGCTTCGGCCGCACCGCAGGCGCCCGACACGCCGCCCGCGTCGACCGGGCTTCCCGGCCTGCGCCTGCCCACACCGCGCGCCATCATTCCGGGCATCGGCGTCGGCGACCAGCGTCCGGCCCAGGCCGAGGCGCCCGCGCCGCAACCCGCTCCCGCGCCGGCACCGGAACCTGCACCCGAACCGGCTCCCGCATCGGGACCCGCCGTGCTGCTCGCCGAACTCACCCCGCCCGTGCCGCAGCGCCGGCCCGGCGTCCTCGTGGCGGCCGCCGACGCGCCCGCCGAGCGCCGCAGCGCCGACCAGATCGAGGCGTCGGCGACGATCGCGGCCGCGGCCGGTGACGATGACGCCACGGCCCTGCTGGCCGCCGCCGAGGCGACGCCCGAGACCACAGAGCCCACGCAACTGGCGCTGGCGATGCCGGTCCCCTCGCCGCGGCCCGAGCCGCAGCAGACCGCAAACGTGCCGACGACGCTCGCCGCCTACGCGCCGCCGACGGCGCCGGTCGAACCGATGGTGGCGCCGGCAAACCCCGAACCGGCGTTGCGCGCCGACGATGCCGCAACCGGGGCGCCGACCGGCCGTGGCGGCCGCATCGCCGTGCCGGCCCCGCGTCCCGATAGCGCCGATGACGCCGTGATGACGGCCGCCCTCGATACGGGCGTGCGCACCACCGCCAAGGCCGGCCGCCCCTCGGCCCGCGATGCGGTCACGGTGGCGCCGCCGCGCGTGCCGGTGGTTCCGGCCGAGCAGATCGATCCGACACGCTTCGGCGACTGGACGGTCAGCGTCGCTTCGGTCACCGCGAGCGGCCGGCCCACCGAACGGCCGCAATTCATCAAGAACGCCACGCGGGCGGCACCCGACGCCGTCTACACCGCCGGCTTCTCCAAGGCCCCGCCGCCCGATCCGAGCCGGCTTTCGGGCAATGCGGTCACGTTCCTCGCCGTGGCGCGCTTCGGCTCCACCGGCGGCGACGGCCAGCCCCTGCAACTGCAGATACCGGCGACGAACTGA
- a CDS encoding DUF2312 domain-containing protein: MSDNVQAVARDQLRTIVERIERLEEEKKTIADDIKDVYAEAKANGFDTKALRKIVAIRKQDQNERMEQEAVLDTYMAALGMLRTPE, encoded by the coding sequence ATGTCCGACAACGTCCAGGCCGTCGCGCGCGACCAGCTGCGCACCATCGTCGAGCGCATCGAGCGCCTCGAGGAGGAGAAGAAGACGATCGCCGACGACATCAAGGATGTGTATGCGGAGGCCAAGGCGAACGGCTTCGACACCAAGGCGCTGCGCAAGATCGTCGCGATCCGCAAGCAGGACCAGAACGAGCGCATGGAGCAGGAAGCGGTGCTCGACACCTACATGGCCGCGCTCGGCATGCTGAGAACGCCGGAATAG
- a CDS encoding glutamate synthase subunit beta, with product MGKVTGFLEIDRQVAKYEPASDRIRHFREFTIPLEDPEIAKQAARCMDCGIPYCHGPQGCPIHNQIPDWNDLVYNNNWEEAIRNLHSTNNFPEFTGRICPAPCEEACTLNLEDVPVAIKTIEQAIADKAYEMGYVRPYPPAHKTGKRVAVIGSGPAGMAAAQQLGRAGHDVHVFEREAKIGGLMRYGIPDFKMEKHFIDRRIEQMEGEGVTFHTLVNVGVDKTLADLQAEFDAILYCGGSERPRDPAIPGAELDGVHIAMDFLVQQNKRVGKENSIASVAWNNEPIVAGGKHVVVVGGGDTASDCIGTAFRQGAVKVTQLDIRPEPPEKEDKLTVWPFWATKMRTSSSQAEGAIRDFQIATLEFVGEDGKLTHVKCCEVDDKRQPVAGTEFFIRADLAFIAIGFAGPYEDTGLIAELGDRIEMNTDRRGNRSVAANDRDYRTSVDKLYGAGDCRRGQSLVVWAIREGRQAARAIDEALMGETVLPR from the coding sequence ATGGGCAAGGTAACCGGATTTCTCGAGATCGACCGGCAGGTGGCCAAGTACGAGCCGGCCTCCGACCGCATCCGCCATTTCAGGGAATTCACCATCCCGCTGGAGGATCCCGAGATTGCCAAGCAGGCGGCCCGCTGCATGGATTGCGGCATTCCCTACTGCCACGGTCCGCAGGGCTGCCCGATCCACAACCAGATCCCGGACTGGAACGATCTGGTCTACAACAACAATTGGGAAGAGGCGATCCGCAACCTGCACTCGACCAACAACTTCCCCGAGTTCACCGGCCGCATCTGCCCGGCGCCGTGCGAGGAAGCGTGCACGCTGAACCTCGAGGACGTACCGGTCGCGATCAAGACGATCGAGCAGGCGATCGCCGACAAGGCCTACGAGATGGGCTACGTGCGGCCCTATCCGCCCGCGCACAAGACCGGCAAGCGGGTCGCGGTGATCGGCTCGGGGCCGGCAGGCATGGCCGCCGCCCAGCAGCTCGGCCGGGCCGGACACGATGTTCATGTGTTCGAGCGCGAGGCCAAGATCGGCGGGCTGATGCGCTACGGCATTCCCGACTTCAAGATGGAAAAGCACTTCATCGACCGCCGCATCGAGCAGATGGAAGGCGAGGGCGTGACCTTCCACACGCTGGTCAATGTCGGCGTCGACAAGACACTGGCCGACCTTCAGGCCGAGTTCGACGCGATCCTTTACTGCGGCGGATCGGAGCGGCCGCGCGATCCGGCCATCCCCGGCGCGGAGCTCGACGGCGTGCACATCGCCATGGACTTCCTGGTCCAGCAGAACAAGCGGGTGGGAAAAGAGAACTCGATCGCGTCCGTCGCCTGGAACAACGAGCCGATCGTTGCCGGCGGCAAGCATGTGGTCGTGGTCGGCGGCGGCGACACGGCGTCGGACTGCATCGGCACCGCGTTCCGCCAGGGCGCGGTCAAGGTGACCCAGCTCGATATCCGGCCCGAGCCGCCCGAAAAGGAAGACAAGCTGACGGTCTGGCCGTTCTGGGCGACCAAGATGCGCACCTCGTCCTCGCAGGCCGAAGGCGCGATCCGCGATTTCCAGATCGCCACGCTCGAATTCGTCGGTGAGGACGGCAAGCTGACCCACGTCAAATGCTGCGAGGTCGACGACAAGCGCCAACCCGTCGCCGGCACCGAATTCTTCATCCGCGCCGATCTCGCCTTCATCGCGATCGGTTTTGCCGGCCCCTACGAGGATACCGGCCTGATCGCCGAACTGGGCGATCGGATCGAGATGAACACCGACCGGCGCGGCAACCGCTCGGTCGCCGCCAACGACCGCGACTACAGGACGAGCGTCGACAAGCTCTATGGGGCGGGCGATTGCCGGCGCGGGCAGTCGCTGGTCGTCTGGGCAATCCGTGAGGGGCGGCAGGCCGCGCGCGCGATCGACGAGGCGCTGATGGGCGAGACCGTTCTGCCGCGCTGA
- a CDS encoding PIN domain-containing protein translates to MVSDIVRDAGGKVARRAAEVGGEQYAVSIIVAGEILYGIENAPGSRRARLVRGLLDQMTILPFEQPAERAYARLRAKLTRTGVGLGANDLLIAAHAVSLDATLVSGDRAFGQVPDLKLENWLD, encoded by the coding sequence GTGGTCTCCGACATCGTGCGGGACGCTGGCGGCAAGGTGGCAAGGCGTGCCGCCGAGGTGGGCGGCGAACAGTACGCCGTCAGCATCATCGTTGCCGGAGAGATTCTGTACGGGATCGAGAATGCGCCCGGTTCGAGACGGGCCCGGCTGGTGCGTGGATTGCTTGACCAGATGACGATCTTGCCGTTTGAGCAACCCGCCGAGAGGGCGTACGCCAGATTACGCGCAAAGCTCACCCGTACAGGCGTTGGCTTGGGCGCGAACGATCTGTTGATTGCGGCGCATGCGGTCTCGCTCGATGCGACACTGGTCTCCGGCGATCGCGCGTTCGGGCAGGTTCCCGACCTGAAACTTGAAAACTGGCTCGACTGA
- a CDS encoding antitoxin: MNKHVTDSAKRTARLFRNGRSQAVRIPKEFEFDGDEVTMFRDDQDRLVLEQSASPKIRTVGELIAWIRENGPIEDFPRDPGDDDLLPLDEPDI, from the coding sequence GTGAACAAGCATGTCACCGATAGCGCCAAGCGCACAGCGCGACTGTTCCGGAACGGTCGAAGCCAGGCCGTTCGTATCCCGAAGGAGTTCGAATTCGATGGTGACGAAGTGACAATGTTCCGCGATGATCAGGATCGGCTGGTTCTTGAGCAAAGCGCGTCGCCGAAGATCAGGACGGTCGGCGAGCTTATCGCCTGGATCAGAGAGAACGGGCCGATCGAGGATTTTCCGCGCGATCCTGGCGATGACGATCTGCTGCCGCTCGACGAACCGGACATCTGA
- a CDS encoding heavy metal-binding domain-containing protein, which translates to MIITTTNTVQGRNVVAYRGVVTGEAILGANVFRDFLAGIRDIVGGRSGAYEKALREAREIAFGELVAEAERLGGNAVIGVDIDYENITAGSGTMLMVSVSGTAVVLE; encoded by the coding sequence ATGATCATCACCACCACCAACACCGTGCAGGGCCGCAACGTCGTCGCCTACAGGGGCGTCGTCACCGGCGAGGCGATCCTGGGCGCGAACGTCTTCCGCGACTTTCTCGCCGGCATCCGCGATATCGTCGGCGGGCGGTCGGGCGCCTACGAGAAGGCGCTGCGTGAGGCGCGCGAGATCGCCTTCGGCGAACTGGTCGCCGAGGCCGAGCGTCTTGGCGGCAACGCGGTGATCGGCGTCGACATCGACTATGAAAACATCACCGCCGGCTCGGGCACGATGCTGATGGTGTCGGTGTCCGGAACGGCGGTGGTGCTGGAGTAG